The following DNA comes from Acidobacteriota bacterium.
CCGGCGAGCATACCCCCAAAAACGAGGAGAAGCCCCATGCTGGTACGTAATGTCGATCGGACCCCCGCAGAGCCGATGGAACTGGAAGGAGCCCGCGAGGTCACCCTGCGGATGATGATCTCGCGCCGCGACGGCGCGCCCAACTTCGCGCTGCGTCATTTCACCGTCGGCGTGGGCGGTCACACGCCACGGCACCGGCACGACTACGAGCACGAGAACTACATCATCTCCGGTCGCGGAACCGTGGAGGCCGATGGCGAGGTGCGGGAGATCGGCGCCGGCGACGTGGTCCTGGTGCCCCCGGGGGCGTTGCACCAGTACGTCAACACCCACCCCCGGGAGCCGCTGGTCATGCTTTGCCTGGTGCCGACCACTTTCGATTCGGGCGAGGGGCCGTGCCCGGTGCCGGGCTCCTGACCGGGGATCGGCCGGACGGCCGCGGGCGTGCCCTTGAACGTATACTCGCGGCTGGCTTTGACAGAGGAGATCCCCATGGTCCGGAGTCTGGGCGGTCGCTGCTGGTGGTGGGTGTGGGGGGTGTTGGTGCTGTTCGGCGGAAGCGCCGCCGCCGAGGGGCCGGTCTGGCGGCTGCTGGTGGAGGCGGATGCGGCCGGCCGGGATCGGCTCTCGGCCATGGGGTACGACATCGCGGGCCACGATCTGGAGCGCGACCGCGTCGAGGTGATCACCGATGAACGGGGGCTTCGACGGTTGGTGGAGCGGGGCTTTCACCTGGTGCTGATCGAGCATCGTCCGGCTCCCCGGCCCCTCGAGCAGGGCAGTGGCGGCCGGGCGGATCTCGACGGTCCCCTGCCCGATGACCGCTACCACGACCCCGCCGAGGTGCAGGCCTTTCTCGAAACCGTCGCCGCCGACCACCCGGCGATCACGCGCCTGGTCTCGCTGGGCCAGAGCGTGGAGGGGCGGACCCTTTGGGGGCTGATGATTTCGGACAACGCGGACCGGGACGAGGACGAGCTGGCGATTCTTTTCAACGCCGCTCATCACGCCCGCGAGGTGATGACCCCCGAAGTGGTCATGGACACCATCGATCAACTCACCGACAACTACGGTACGGATCCCCGGATCACGTCGATGGTCGATACCTACCAGATCTGGTGCGTTCCGATGGTCAATCCCGATGGTGTGGCCCGGGTCCACGAGGTGGACGACAACTGGCGCAAGAATCTGCGGGACAACGATGGCAACGGCGCGATCGACAGCCAGGACGGCGTGGATCTCAACCGCAACTACCAGTGGGGCTGGGGCGGTCAATGCCGGGGGTCGTCGAGTCTCTTCGCTTCGGCCACCTATCGTGGCCCCCGGGAGCTTTCCGAGCCCGAAAGCCAGGCCCTGATCGAGTGGGGCCGCACCTGGCGGCCGGTTTTCGACGTGGAGTACCACGCCTACGGGGAAGACGTCTTTTACGCCCTGTCCTGCGATCCCTCGCTCTCGCCGACGCTGAGCACGATCCCGGGCGGCGATCCCTCCATCAGCCGGGTCATCGCCGAGGACTACGCGGCGCGCCTGGTGCAGGCGGACGGCGGGCAGGGTTTCAGCGCCGCTCCCTACGGCTCGCGGGTCGACGGCACCGGGCGGGACAACCAGTACCGGGAAAACGGTTCGATCGCCTTCGTCACCGAGGTCAACAACGCGGCGGAAGGAGGTTTCCGGCCCGACTACGGCACCTATCGCGACGCCACGGTGCAGGGGCAGCGCCCCGGATGGAAGTGGTTGATCGAGCGCATGGGAGGGCCCGCCGTCGGCGGCCATGTCACCGACGCACTGACCGGCCGGCCGCTCGAGGCGGAGATCAGCCTCGACGAGATGAATCTTCCCGACGGGCGCCAGCCCACCAGCCGGGCGGATACCGGTCGCTTTCACCTGATCGTCGTGCCGGGCGACTACACCCTCCGGGTGCGGGCGCCGGGATACGCCGAGGCGGTGATTCCCGTGACCGTCGCCGATGCTCCCTACGTGCCCCTGGGCGTCGCTCTCGAGCCGGCCGGAGCGAACGTGCTGGCGCGCGAAGACTTCGAGGATCCGGCCACGGCTCTCGCCTGGACCTCCGGTTTCCCCGGTGATACCGCCACCGACGGCCGGTGGCAGTGGGGCGAGCCCCAGGGCACCCACGACGGGGACGCCGTCTTCGGCGACCTGGAATTCGGCGCGCCCCGATTCGACGGCACACCGGGGCGGGGCGTCAACGCGTGGGTCACGGGCAACCAGGCGGCGGCCGGCTTCACGTCCGACGACGTGGACGGAGGCGTGACGAGCCTGGTCTCGCCCTCCTACGACCTCTCCGGCTGGTACGGGGTGCGGGTGGGCTGGCGCCGGTGGTTCCGCAAGGATGCGGCGGATCCCGTCGATCGCTTCGACCTGGAGGTCTCCACCGACGGCGGGGCGAGTTGGCTCCTGCTCGACTCGCTGCGGACGACCAGCGCCACGGCCGACGCGGCGCCCGCCTGGACGCGAACGGAAGTCTTGCTCGACGCGGTGGCGCAACCCGGGGCCGATACGCGCTTCCGCTTCCGGGTCGCCGACGACGGCGCGGAAAACGTGGTGGAGGGCGCGATCGACGATTTCCTGCTGCTGGGCTTCGACCTGCAAGGCCAGGGGGAGGTGAGCGGAGTCCGGCTGGTGGACACGGTCGAAACCGTGGTCGAATGGGATGCCGTGCCCGGAGGCGAAGGGGCTGTCTACGACGTGGTGCGGGGGGATGTCGCGTCCCTGGGGGCGGACGCGTCGGGGGTCGACCTGGGCCCGCTCCTGTGTATCGAGGACGACTCCGTCGATACGAGCACCGCCGATCACCCGGACGGCGACTCGCCTTCGGCGGGGGCGGGTTTCTTCTACCTGGTGCGCTTCGAACTGGGTCTCAGCCGCGGGGGTTGGGGATCGGGAAGCGGGGGCGGGACCCGCAGCGGCAGCGGAGGCTGTCCGTAGCCGCAGCGTCCGTGCCGTGACATTCTCCCCCACACGGGGCGCCCGGTCCGCCCCCGGAGGACACCATGCACTATTACGAATCCGAGGATCTGAAGAAGTTCAAGGACGTGGGCAAGTTCCGCAAGGAACTGATGGATCTCTTCTTCGACTACTACGGCAAGGTCACCGGTGAAGACGGTGCCCTGACCCGCCGGGAGAAATCCCTGATCGCCCTGGCCGTGGCCCACTCGCGCCAATGCCCCTACTGCATCGACGCCTACACGGAAGCGTGCCTGGAAGCCGGTGCCGACCCGGAGCAGATGACCGAGGCCGTTCACGTGGCCGCCGCGATGGACGCGGGCATCACCCTGGTCCACGGGGTGCAGATGCACAACGCGCTCGATCGACTGGGAGTCTGACGGGGGCTGTTCAGCGCACGGTGGGAGTCAACAAGTAGGCCCGTTCGATCAAGGCTTCGGCCTCGCCGGCGCAGACGGGCTTCGAGAAGAGGAACCCCTGGGCCTGGTCGCAGCCGAGCGCCTCGAGCCGCGAGAGCTGGTCGAGGGTCTCGACGCCCTCGGCGACGACCTTCTTGTTCAGGTTGCGGGCCAGGGCGACGATGGTGCGCACGATCTCCGAACTCTCCACGTCGAGGCCCATGCGGCTGACGAAAGAGCGATCGATCTTGATGGTCTGGATCGGCAGGCGGTGCAGGCAGGAAAGCGACGAATAGCCGGTGCCGAAGTCGTCGACGCAGAGATACACGCCCAGGCTGCGCAGGCGGGCGAGAACCTGGATCGCGGCCTGCTCCCGTTCCATGACCATGCTTTCGGTGATCTCCAGCTTGAGATGGGAGGGCTCGAGCCGGGTCGCGGTGAGAATCTCCTCGACCCGCCGGACCAGGTCACCGTCACACAGCTGCTTGCGGGAGAGGTTGACGTTCATCGTCAGGTTGCGGGCCAGGGGCAAGTCTTTCTGCCACAGGGCGAGTTGCCGGCAGGCCTCCTCGAGCACCCAGTCGCCGATGGGGACGATCAACCCGGTCTCCTCCGCGACGGGAATGAATTCGGCGGGGGAGACGAAACCGCGTTCGGGGTGATGCCAGCGCAGCAGGGCCTCGAAGCCCAGGACCTTGCTCTCGGACATCGAGAGGATCGGCTGGTAGTAGAGCTGGAACTCCCGTCGTTCCATCGCGCCGCGCAGGTCCGATTCGAGCAGCAGGACGTCCCGCGCCTTGCGACGCATCTCCGGGTCGAAAATCTCGTACCCCGCTTCGGTGCCCTTGGCCCGGTACATGGCCGTCTCGGCGTCCTGAAGCATTTCCTCGGGGCGGTCGTAGCCGGTGGCGGACAGTGCGATACCGATGCTCACGGTGGGGAAGATCTCCTGCCCGCTGACGAGGAAGGGATCTTTCAGGGCGGCGTGAACCCGTTCGGCGATGCGCACCGCGTCGCTGGCGTCCTCCACGTCGTCGAGCAGGATCGTGAACTCGTCGCCCGAGATGCGCGCCACGGCGTCGGAGAAGCGCAGGTGGCCGAGCAGCCGCCGGGCGACACGGATCAGCAGGCGATCCCCTGTCTCGTGCCCCAGGCTGTCGTTGACGATCTTGAATCGGTCGAGGTCGAGGAGGAGCACCGCGAACCGGTACCCGTCCTGCTGTTCGGCCCGTTCGATCGCCCGCGCCAGCCACTCGGTGAACAGCGCCCGGTTGGGCAATCCGGTCAGAGGGTCGTAGTAGGTCGAGGGCAGGGGACGGGCCTGGTCGGTGACCAGGGTCGGCTCGTCTTCCGGAAGCCTGTCGGCCGAGGGATTCCTGATGCAGATCAGCGGAATCTCGAAGCCGCAGCGGCGGGCCTGTTCGAGCCAGCGCCACGCTCCCGCGCTGTCGGCGTTGAGGTCCCTGACGACGACGCAGCCTTCGCGCCGGGCAAGGGCCTCCATCGCCTCCTCGGGTGCCGCCGACTCGGCCGCAAGCGCCAGTTCGCCGGCCATCTTCCCCAGGCGCTCGAGGACGCTCTCCTCGCCTTTGATGAGCAGGACGTCTTCCCGTTCACGGGTCTTGGTTGTGTTTCCGCTGGCCACGTAAAAGAAAGTGGGGCTTGGAGATCGTCGGTGCCAATGGCGGTTGTTGAACACATCGGGCCGAACTGCGGTCAAATCTCCGTCGGCTCCCGGCGGTCGGGCTGTTGGCGACCGGCGGGCCACGGTGTAAGGTTCGCTCCATGTCCTACTACGGTGGTGTTCCCGGCGGGAGCGGCCCCACTTTCGCGGCGCCCCCAGTCACTCCCATGGTGCGGCGGATCCTGATCGTTCTGGCCGCGACCTTCTTCGTCCAAGTCCTGCTGGCCAAGGCGGGCTTCTTCTTCATCGAGCGCTGGTTGCGGCTGGACCTGCCCTCCAGCGGCTATCTCGCCCTCTGGCAGTTGGTGACCTATGCGCTGCTCCATGGCGGTTTGTGGCACCTGTTGATGAACGCCCTGGGGCTGTGGATGCTCGGTGGCGAGGTGGAGCGCTACCTGGGCTCCCGGGGGTTCCTGCAGTATTTCGCGGCCTGCGTGGTGGGAGGGGGGGTCCTGCACACCGTCTTTGGCCTGTTCAGCAGCTATCCCCAGCCGGTCATCGGGTCTTCCGCCGGAGTGCTCGGGCTCGTTCTGGCCTACGCGATGTTCTTCCCGCAGCGGCAGTTGTTCATTTTTCCGCTGCCCTTTCCGATTCGCGCACGCACCTTCGCGTTGATCTTCGGGGCGATCGATCTCTTCGGCGCCATCGACGCCAACCCCGGCGACGGTATCGCCCACTTCGCCCACCTCGGCGGTATGGCCGGTGGTTACCTCTACATCCGCTTCATGCTGCGTCGGGGAGGCGGTGGCGGGTTCGGCCTGTTCCGGCGTAAGCCGAAGTTTCGCACCTACGATGGTGGTGGCGGTCCCGGTGGATGGCACTGAGGACGGTCCCGGGGGCGCGGCGTTTCAGCGGGGTGGCGCCTGCGTCATCCGTTTTCGGCGAAGTTGGTTCGCTCTTTGTTCGAAGACGAAATCGTAGTTGACGGCCGGGCCGTTTTGCCGTCAAATTGGGTATCAGAGATAGAAGGCGATATCGGCGGCCGGGCAAGATCGAAAGACAACGGCAAGGTCGAAGCGAAGAAGAACGGTATCGTCGGCGGATGGGGAAATGGGGAGTCTTTCATCCGCAACGGGGAAGAAGCCGTTGGGAAACGGCACAGGCGGGAAGGGATAACTGGCAGATCGAGAATCGGGCTGTTGGTCGGCTCGGAGATGTCGGTTCCGAATCCTTTGCGTCTGCGGCGAGGCACAGGAGCGAAATGGGAATCGACAGCAGCGAGAAAACCGTTCTCAGTCGATACTTCACAGAGATCCGCGCGTACCCCCTCCTCACCAAGGAGCAGGAGCAAAACCTCGCCAAGCGAGTCAAGAAGGGTGATACCGAGGCCTTCGAGACACTGGTCGCCTCGAATCTCTCCTTCGTCGTCAAGGTGGCCAGCGAATACCGCAACCTGGGTCTGCCCCTCGAAGACCTGCTCAACGAGGGCAACCTGGGCCTGATCGAGGCCGCCCGGCGCTACGACCCCTCCAAGGGCACCAAGTTCATCACCTATGCCATCTGGTGGATCCGCAAGTCCATCCTCAAGGCCCTGGCCGAACAGGTGAACCTGGTCCGGGTGCCCACCTACCAGATGAAAAAGGTCAAGGAAGTGCGGGAGACCGAGCACACCCTGCGCAAGGAACTCGGTCGCCGCCCCGAGCGTCATGAAATCAGCGACCGGCTTTCCGTGTCGGTGAAGAAGGTCGACCAGGTGCTGCAGGTCAACACCCGGGAGATGTCGATCGACGACACCATCGGGAAAGAAAAAAAGACGCCGGTCAGCGACTACCTGGTGGATCGCGATGCCGACAGCCCCGAGGATTGGGTGTTGCGTCGCGAGGGCACGGGGCTGGTGACTCGGGCCCTGACCCATCTCAACGACCAGGAGAAGGTCGTCATTCGCCACCGGTTCGGCCTCGACGGCTGTCCGATCCTGACCCTCAAGGAGATCGGCGCGAAGATGGGTGTCAGCCGCGAGCGGGTACGCCAGATCGAAACCCAGGCCAAGCAGCGCCTGCGGCGGATGTTCAGCCGTCCGCGGAACCTGCGTGGCTCGCGCAACACCGGCTACGCCTCCCGCAGCATGCGGTCGCGCACGAATCTCTGACTCTTCACCGCTCCGACCGGCTACAATCTCCCGCGGGTGCCCGGTGCGCCCGGAGGAGAGAGTCTTGCCGGTCGAGCACGACGCGCACGGAGAGGGGATGTCCCGGGCCCCCCGCTGGGCCGCTCTGGCCACTGCGCTGGTCGGCGCCGCGGACGCCGAGGAGTGCCTTGGTCGCTGGGCGCTCGAGGTGCGCCCCCCGGCCGACCTGGTGGCCCTGCTCGACCCCCGCACCCTGGCCCCGCTCCGGGCTCTCAGGCGCGAGGACCGGAAGTGGGTCCCGGTGGCGTTGCCTCCCGCCGGTCTCGAGGCCCTGCCCCCCCGCACCGAGGAACTGCTCCTGGCTTCCGGGCGCTCGAGCCCGCTGGCCGACCTCCTCTACTCGCTCTCGCTGACCCGGGCGATGATCGTGCCCCTGGGGGAGCCGGTGGGCGCGCTGGTGCTGGCGCGTGCGGGGGCGGCGTTCAGCCCGGCGGAGGTGTCGGCCGCCGAGCAGGAGGCGGCCTGGCTCGCCGCGGCTCTCGAGCATCACCGCGGGGGGCGGGCGGAGCGGGACGACGCCGGCACGGCGAGAGAACTGTCGGCCCTGTTCGAGATGAATCGCTCCCTGGCCCGCGCCCTGGGCCCGCGGGACGTGATGGATAGTGCGTGGCGCTGTCTTGTGGAACTCGTCACGCCGGTTTGCGGCGCGATCCGGCTGGAGGCCGCCGGGCGCGAGCCGGAGACGGGCTGCTGGCCCGCGGGTGAACTGGGCCGGAGAGCCCGCGCCCGTCTCGACGGCTCCAGCGCCTCCGACCCTTCGCTCCACTGGCTTTCCCTGCTCCCGGAGGAAGGCGCCGCCGGCCTGGTGCTCGGCTGGCACGGCTCCCCGCCCCCCTCCG
Coding sequences within:
- a CDS encoding cupin domain-containing protein produces the protein MLVRNVDRTPAEPMELEGAREVTLRMMISRRDGAPNFALRHFTVGVGGHTPRHRHDYEHENYIISGRGTVEADGEVREIGAGDVVLVPPGALHQYVNTHPREPLVMLCLVPTTFDSGEGPCPVPGS
- a CDS encoding M14 family zinc carboxypeptidase, whose product is MVRSLGGRCWWWVWGVLVLFGGSAAAEGPVWRLLVEADAAGRDRLSAMGYDIAGHDLERDRVEVITDERGLRRLVERGFHLVLIEHRPAPRPLEQGSGGRADLDGPLPDDRYHDPAEVQAFLETVAADHPAITRLVSLGQSVEGRTLWGLMISDNADRDEDELAILFNAAHHAREVMTPEVVMDTIDQLTDNYGTDPRITSMVDTYQIWCVPMVNPDGVARVHEVDDNWRKNLRDNDGNGAIDSQDGVDLNRNYQWGWGGQCRGSSSLFASATYRGPRELSEPESQALIEWGRTWRPVFDVEYHAYGEDVFYALSCDPSLSPTLSTIPGGDPSISRVIAEDYAARLVQADGGQGFSAAPYGSRVDGTGRDNQYRENGSIAFVTEVNNAAEGGFRPDYGTYRDATVQGQRPGWKWLIERMGGPAVGGHVTDALTGRPLEAEISLDEMNLPDGRQPTSRADTGRFHLIVVPGDYTLRVRAPGYAEAVIPVTVADAPYVPLGVALEPAGANVLAREDFEDPATALAWTSGFPGDTATDGRWQWGEPQGTHDGDAVFGDLEFGAPRFDGTPGRGVNAWVTGNQAAAGFTSDDVDGGVTSLVSPSYDLSGWYGVRVGWRRWFRKDAADPVDRFDLEVSTDGGASWLLLDSLRTTSATADAAPAWTRTEVLLDAVAQPGADTRFRFRVADDGAENVVEGAIDDFLLLGFDLQGQGEVSGVRLVDTVETVVEWDAVPGGEGAVYDVVRGDVASLGADASGVDLGPLLCIEDDSVDTSTADHPDGDSPSAGAGFFYLVRFELGLSRGGWGSGSGGGTRSGSGGCP
- a CDS encoding arsenosugar biosynthesis-associated peroxidase-like protein, with the protein product MHYYESEDLKKFKDVGKFRKELMDLFFDYYGKVTGEDGALTRREKSLIALAVAHSRQCPYCIDAYTEACLEAGADPEQMTEAVHVAAAMDAGITLVHGVQMHNALDRLGV
- a CDS encoding EAL domain-containing protein — translated: MASGNTTKTREREDVLLIKGEESVLERLGKMAGELALAAESAAPEEAMEALARREGCVVVRDLNADSAGAWRWLEQARRCGFEIPLICIRNPSADRLPEDEPTLVTDQARPLPSTYYDPLTGLPNRALFTEWLARAIERAEQQDGYRFAVLLLDLDRFKIVNDSLGHETGDRLLIRVARRLLGHLRFSDAVARISGDEFTILLDDVEDASDAVRIAERVHAALKDPFLVSGQEIFPTVSIGIALSATGYDRPEEMLQDAETAMYRAKGTEAGYEIFDPEMRRKARDVLLLESDLRGAMERREFQLYYQPILSMSESKVLGFEALLRWHHPERGFVSPAEFIPVAEETGLIVPIGDWVLEEACRQLALWQKDLPLARNLTMNVNLSRKQLCDGDLVRRVEEILTATRLEPSHLKLEITESMVMEREQAAIQVLARLRSLGVYLCVDDFGTGYSSLSCLHRLPIQTIKIDRSFVSRMGLDVESSEIVRTIVALARNLNKKVVAEGVETLDQLSRLEALGCDQAQGFLFSKPVCAGEAEALIERAYLLTPTVR
- a CDS encoding rhomboid family intramembrane serine protease — protein: MSYYGGVPGGSGPTFAAPPVTPMVRRILIVLAATFFVQVLLAKAGFFFIERWLRLDLPSSGYLALWQLVTYALLHGGLWHLLMNALGLWMLGGEVERYLGSRGFLQYFAACVVGGGVLHTVFGLFSSYPQPVIGSSAGVLGLVLAYAMFFPQRQLFIFPLPFPIRARTFALIFGAIDLFGAIDANPGDGIAHFAHLGGMAGGYLYIRFMLRRGGGGGFGLFRRKPKFRTYDGGGGPGGWH
- a CDS encoding RNA polymerase sigma factor RpoD/SigA; protein product: MGIDSSEKTVLSRYFTEIRAYPLLTKEQEQNLAKRVKKGDTEAFETLVASNLSFVVKVASEYRNLGLPLEDLLNEGNLGLIEAARRYDPSKGTKFITYAIWWIRKSILKALAEQVNLVRVPTYQMKKVKEVRETEHTLRKELGRRPERHEISDRLSVSVKKVDQVLQVNTREMSIDDTIGKEKKTPVSDYLVDRDADSPEDWVLRREGTGLVTRALTHLNDQEKVVIRHRFGLDGCPILTLKEIGAKMGVSRERVRQIETQAKQRLRRMFSRPRNLRGSRNTGYASRSMRSRTNL